One stretch of Caldinitratiruptor microaerophilus DNA includes these proteins:
- the sdhB gene encoding succinate dehydrogenase iron-sulfur subunit, producing the protein MATNGSTVRLKIKRQDGPDKESYWEEFEVPYSPGMNVISALMEIQKNPVNARGEKTTPVVWESNCLEEVCGACTMVINGKTRQACSALIDKLPQPISLEPMRAFPVKRDLMVDRSRMFETLKKIRAWIDIDGTYDLGPGPRYSPAEQEWRYELSKCMTCGVCLDVCPNYGPQSEFMGPFAFGQVALFNSHPSGKLHADERLAAFMGPDGLTGCGNAQNCVKACPKGIPLTEAIAEINRQATLFSLRRFFRGR; encoded by the coding sequence TTGGCGACGAACGGCAGCACGGTCCGGCTGAAGATAAAGCGGCAGGACGGGCCCGACAAGGAGTCGTACTGGGAGGAGTTCGAGGTTCCCTACTCGCCGGGGATGAACGTGATCTCCGCCCTCATGGAGATCCAGAAGAACCCCGTGAACGCCCGTGGCGAGAAGACCACCCCCGTGGTGTGGGAGAGCAACTGCCTCGAGGAAGTCTGCGGCGCCTGCACGATGGTCATCAACGGCAAGACCCGCCAGGCGTGCAGCGCTCTCATCGACAAGCTCCCCCAGCCCATCAGCCTGGAGCCCATGAGGGCGTTCCCCGTCAAGCGGGATCTCATGGTCGACCGCTCCCGCATGTTCGAGACCCTGAAGAAGATCCGCGCCTGGATCGACATCGACGGGACCTACGACCTGGGTCCCGGGCCGCGTTACAGCCCTGCCGAGCAGGAGTGGCGGTACGAGCTGTCCAAGTGCATGACCTGCGGCGTATGCCTGGACGTGTGCCCGAACTACGGTCCGCAGAGCGAGTTCATGGGGCCCTTCGCCTTCGGCCAGGTGGCGCTCTTCAACTCCCACCCGTCCGGCAAGCTCCACGCGGACGAGCGGCTGGCTGCCTTCATGGGGCCCGACGGCCTCACGGGTTGCGGCAACGCGCAGAACTGCGTCAAGGCGTGCCCGAAGGGGATCCCGCTCACCGAGGCCATCGCCGAGATCAACCGGCAGGCCACGCTGTTCAGCCTGCGCCGGTTCTTCCGCGGCCGGTGA